A DNA window from Paenibacillus andongensis contains the following coding sequences:
- a CDS encoding RsfA family transcriptional regulator codes for MSAIRQDAWSDEDDLILAEVTLRHIREGSTQLSAFEEVGERIGRTAAACGFRWNSFVRKKYEAAIQIAKAQRQKRTQLKKHAAVSISGSSSIGLLDGPELSSGKVETFTEETLSIDAVIRFLRQWRNTYQDMNRHIKNLEKELQDKEDELDRLGRENNKLNKQVNEVETDYRVVNDDYKALIQIMDRARKMAFLVEEEEEEKPRFKMDANGNLERVD; via the coding sequence ATGTCAGCAATTAGACAAGATGCTTGGAGCGATGAAGACGACTTAATCTTAGCGGAAGTGACACTGCGTCACATACGAGAGGGAAGTACACAATTATCTGCATTCGAAGAAGTTGGAGAACGCATTGGGCGTACTGCAGCAGCATGTGGATTCCGTTGGAACAGTTTTGTAAGGAAAAAATATGAAGCGGCTATACAGATAGCCAAAGCGCAGCGTCAAAAAAGAACGCAGCTCAAAAAGCATGCAGCCGTCTCGATTTCCGGTTCTTCTTCCATTGGACTTCTTGATGGACCTGAGTTATCATCGGGCAAAGTAGAGACATTCACGGAAGAAACATTATCGATCGATGCTGTAATCCGTTTTTTGAGACAATGGAGAAATACATACCAAGATATGAATCGTCATATTAAAAATTTAGAAAAAGAACTGCAAGACAAAGAGGACGAACTAGATAGACTTGGCAGAGAAAACAACAAGTTGAATAAGCAGGTTAATGAAGTAGAGACGGATTATCGTGTTGTGAATGATGATTATAAAGCATTGATTCAAATTATGGATCGTGCTAGGAAAATGGCCTTCCTTGTTGAAGAAGAGGAAGAAGAGAAGCCGCGGTTCAAAATGGATGCAAACGGTAACCTGGAAAGAGTAGATTGA
- a CDS encoding ketopantoate reductase family protein, whose protein sequence is MHILIVGAGSLGLLFAAKLSAVCEHMTVLARSREQADALAQKGIELVGTAESIRTTRSGVIDFRYYIEEAETANSTLHHFDYIFLMVKQPAISQELINNLKSQMSEDTYVISFQNGIGHEMRLGEELGRESLLLAVTTEGARRESLTAVTHTGHGVSYIGKTEDSDHTVNSTHILLVEMLEKAGFHTMMSKNINVRIWSKLTINAVINPLTAILRVKNGDLLLSPWTRKLMNNLYQEARLVATAKGVLLPDELWDTLLSVCEATSQNHSSMLQDIEQSRRTEIDHINGSLVKMAIELNLEIPTHQTVYQLVKALE, encoded by the coding sequence ATGCACATTCTGATTGTTGGTGCAGGCTCTTTAGGGCTTCTATTCGCTGCGAAGTTGTCTGCTGTTTGTGAACATATGACAGTTCTTGCAAGATCAAGAGAACAAGCAGATGCGCTAGCTCAGAAGGGGATTGAGTTGGTTGGAACTGCAGAGTCAATTAGGACTACTCGTAGTGGAGTCATAGATTTTCGCTACTATATAGAAGAAGCGGAAACGGCTAATTCAACTTTACATCATTTTGATTACATATTTCTCATGGTCAAACAGCCTGCTATTTCACAAGAACTAATAAACAATCTGAAGTCTCAAATGTCTGAAGACACCTATGTAATAAGTTTCCAGAACGGAATAGGGCACGAAATGAGGTTAGGTGAAGAGCTTGGGCGGGAAAGCTTGCTGCTTGCTGTAACGACGGAAGGGGCTAGACGAGAGAGCTTAACGGCCGTTACGCACACAGGACATGGCGTCAGTTATATAGGAAAAACAGAAGATTCAGACCATACTGTAAATTCAACACATATTTTGTTAGTTGAGATGCTTGAGAAGGCAGGATTTCATACAATGATGTCGAAGAACATCAATGTAAGGATTTGGAGCAAGTTGACGATAAATGCAGTAATTAATCCGCTTACGGCAATTTTACGTGTGAAAAACGGAGATCTGCTGCTCTCACCTTGGACGCGCAAACTCATGAATAACCTTTATCAAGAAGCTCGTTTGGTGGCTACGGCCAAGGGGGTTTTACTACCTGATGAGCTATGGGACACGCTGCTTAGCGTCTGCGAAGCCACAAGCCAAAATCATTCATCTATGCTTCAGGATATTGAACAGTCCCGACGTACGGAGATCGATCATATTAACGGAAGTCTAGTGAAAATGGCAATAGAATTAAATCTTGAGATTCCGACTCACCAAACCGTTTACCAATTAGTGAAAGCCCTTGAATAA
- a CDS encoding DUF3397 domain-containing protein: MMNVLASWISTIYAALAVAPFITFILLWFLVFVFLRDKKMTTRLTMDVTTLFLLGSVSLMWNQLFHTNFGFWLIALVLLIAFGIIGGYQTHLKGKTELLKVSRVVWRLSFLGLSALYILLFFLHIGRNYIFST, translated from the coding sequence ATGATGAATGTACTAGCCAGTTGGATATCCACGATATATGCAGCCTTAGCAGTGGCGCCGTTTATTACGTTTATCCTTTTGTGGTTTCTAGTTTTTGTTTTTCTTAGAGATAAGAAAATGACAACAAGACTTACCATGGATGTGACGACGTTATTTCTGCTAGGCTCTGTTTCTTTGATGTGGAATCAACTTTTTCATACGAATTTTGGTTTCTGGCTAATTGCGCTCGTGCTGCTCATCGCTTTTGGAATCATTGGTGGTTATCAGACGCATTTGAAAGGGAAAACAGAATTATTAAAGGTTAGCAGAGTAGTATGGAGACTTAGTTTTCTGGGTCTATCAGCACTTTATATCTTGCTATTTTTCCTGCATATAGGGAGAAATTATATATTTTCGACCTAA
- a CDS encoding peptide ABC transporter substrate-binding protein — protein MKATKWVSTAVALTLMGSVAIGCAKKEEPSASPTGDTKGTAAPAASNKPQEIKINFTAEPPVMDSSKATANAAFTFISAFNEGLYRTDKDGKATPGLAKDFPKISADGLTYTIDIRDNANWSDGQPVKAQDFVYSFKRTLDPATKGQYSFVVAWIKGGEAVTKAKTPEDVKKAQDALGVKAISDKQLEIKLEKPVTFFTQMLAFGTFLPQREDFVTKAGDKYGAEADKVIGAGPFILSKWDHGQTLELVKNEKYWDAANVKLTKATINIVKDTNTGLNLYETDAADLAEINRDQLKLYAGKPDNLPKPELTNSYLMFQTKKVPALANKKIRQALGMAIDRQAYVDTVLANGSVASTGLVPGGTSDGAGGDFRKSAGETQPKFDAAKAKQLLAEGLKEAGLTALPKMKVNADDTETAKKSLEFILAQWKQNLGYEAEANPVPHALRIELSSKHDFEIVLSLWGADYNDPMTFLDMWVTGGEFDEGDYSNPQYDTLVKQAQTEIDPSKRAKAMIEAEKILMDDQGVAPLYFRTRAYLKKPSVNGLILPSFGQEWELKWTSIK, from the coding sequence ATGAAAGCGACGAAATGGGTTTCTACAGCAGTAGCATTAACGCTTATGGGTAGTGTGGCAATTGGTTGTGCCAAAAAAGAGGAACCATCTGCATCACCGACTGGCGATACTAAAGGTACGGCAGCTCCTGCGGCATCTAACAAACCGCAAGAAATTAAAATTAACTTTACTGCAGAGCCGCCTGTTATGGATAGCTCCAAAGCAACAGCTAATGCTGCTTTCACATTCATTAGCGCATTTAATGAAGGTCTTTATCGTACTGACAAAGACGGCAAAGCGACTCCTGGTCTTGCAAAAGATTTCCCTAAAATTTCAGCTGATGGTCTAACTTACACGATCGACATTCGCGACAATGCGAACTGGTCAGATGGTCAACCAGTAAAAGCTCAAGACTTTGTTTATTCTTTCAAACGTACATTGGATCCAGCAACAAAAGGGCAATATAGCTTCGTAGTAGCTTGGATTAAAGGTGGAGAAGCTGTAACGAAAGCAAAAACACCTGAAGATGTTAAAAAAGCTCAAGATGCACTTGGCGTAAAAGCAATTAGCGACAAACAACTTGAAATTAAACTTGAGAAACCAGTTACCTTCTTTACACAAATGCTTGCGTTCGGAACTTTCTTGCCACAAAGAGAAGATTTCGTTACAAAAGCTGGCGATAAATATGGAGCAGAAGCTGATAAAGTTATTGGTGCAGGTCCATTTATTTTAAGCAAATGGGATCATGGCCAAACACTTGAACTTGTTAAAAACGAAAAATATTGGGATGCAGCTAACGTTAAGCTTACGAAAGCAACTATCAATATCGTAAAAGATACAAATACAGGACTTAACTTGTACGAAACAGATGCAGCTGATTTGGCTGAAATCAATCGCGATCAACTTAAACTATATGCAGGTAAACCAGACAACTTGCCTAAACCTGAGTTGACTAACTCTTACCTGATGTTCCAAACGAAAAAAGTTCCTGCCCTGGCTAACAAGAAAATCCGTCAAGCTCTAGGTATGGCAATCGATCGCCAAGCGTATGTAGATACTGTTCTTGCTAACGGATCTGTGGCTTCTACAGGTTTAGTACCTGGTGGTACTTCGGATGGTGCAGGCGGGGATTTCCGTAAATCCGCTGGCGAAACACAACCTAAATTCGATGCTGCTAAAGCAAAACAATTGCTTGCTGAAGGTTTGAAAGAAGCTGGTTTAACAGCTCTTCCAAAAATGAAAGTGAACGCGGACGATACAGAAACTGCGAAAAAATCACTTGAGTTCATTCTTGCACAATGGAAACAAAACCTTGGATACGAAGCAGAAGCGAACCCAGTTCCGCATGCATTGCGTATCGAGTTGTCCTCCAAACATGACTTCGAAATCGTTCTATCCCTATGGGGCGCGGATTACAACGATCCAATGACATTCTTGGATATGTGGGTAACTGGTGGAGAGTTTGATGAAGGTGACTACAGCAACCCGCAATATGATACGCTTGTTAAGCAAGCTCAAACGGAAATTGATCCTTCCAAACGTGCGAAAGCAATGATTGAAGCTGAGAAAATCCTGATGGATGATCAAGGTGTAGCGCCGCTGTACTTCCGTACTCGTGCTTACTTGAAAAAGCCATCAGTTAACGGTTTGATTCTTCCATCATTTGGTCAAGAATGGGAACTGAAATGGACTTCGATTAAGTAA
- a CDS encoding ABC transporter permease, whose product MVKFILRRFLYALITLWLIASFTFVLMKNLPGNPLGEGAEKIPKATKEMLMKQYGLDKPLWEQYLTFMNNIIHGDLGASFQFPAHKVTDIIKQAFPSSLELGLISIAIAIIAGLTLGIIAALKHNKAGDYTAMFIAILGVSIPSFVLGPLLSYYIGVKWGILPAGLWKGPSYRILPAISLSFGTIAILARLMRTSMLDVLNQDYIKTAKSKGLSNFTVVVKHTIRNAILPVITIIGPIFVNVITGTLVVEQIFSVPGLGKHFVSSVYSNDYTMISGLTIFYSAILILVIFITDIVYGFVDPRIRLGKGGK is encoded by the coding sequence ATGGTTAAGTTCATTCTTCGCCGTTTCTTATATGCGCTTATTACGTTATGGCTTATTGCATCATTCACATTCGTATTGATGAAAAACTTACCAGGTAATCCACTGGGAGAAGGCGCCGAAAAGATTCCTAAGGCTACGAAAGAGATGCTGATGAAGCAATACGGTTTAGATAAGCCACTATGGGAACAATATTTGACATTCATGAACAACATCATCCATGGCGATCTAGGAGCTTCCTTTCAATTCCCTGCTCACAAAGTTACTGATATTATCAAACAAGCATTTCCTTCTTCACTAGAACTCGGGTTGATCTCTATCGCTATTGCTATTATTGCTGGTCTTACACTAGGAATTATTGCGGCGCTCAAGCATAATAAAGCAGGCGATTACACCGCTATGTTTATCGCGATTTTGGGTGTTTCCATCCCATCATTTGTTCTAGGTCCATTGCTTTCGTACTATATTGGCGTTAAATGGGGGATTCTTCCGGCAGGTTTGTGGAAAGGGCCAAGCTATCGCATATTGCCAGCGATTTCTCTTTCATTTGGAACCATAGCCATTTTGGCTCGCTTGATGCGTACTTCGATGCTGGACGTTCTAAATCAAGATTACATTAAAACGGCTAAATCCAAAGGTTTGTCCAACTTTACGGTTGTTGTGAAACATACGATTCGAAATGCGATTTTACCAGTTATCACGATTATCGGCCCAATATTTGTAAACGTTATTACAGGTACTCTTGTTGTTGAACAAATTTTCTCAGTGCCAGGCTTAGGTAAACACTTCGTTTCATCGGTTTATTCCAACGATTACACTATGATTTCTGGATTAACGATTTTCTATTCTGCCATTCTCATTTTGGTTATCTTTATCACAGACATCGTGTATGGTTTTGTAGACCCTAGAATTCGTCTTGGGAAAGGCGGGAAATAA
- a CDS encoding ABC transporter permease, producing MQTPKNATENSYKFAPVAKETLTGERIVRPSLNYWQDAWRRLKKNRLAMAGLIILVALIVLAIIVPFVSSYDYQTQDLKIKNVSPNAQHWFGTDDFGRDLWTRVWWGTRISLFIGIVAALIDLVIGVIYGGISAYYGGKVDEVMQRAIEIVYAIPFLLIAILLIMVIGSGISSIILAMAITGWVPMARLVRGQMLTLKEQEFVLASRTLGASPMRIIMRSLIPNALGIIIVQITFVVPAAIFTEAFLSFIGLGVKPPLASLGNLLSDGANYIRLYPHRLIFPTIIFSLILLSFNLLGDGLRDALDPKMRK from the coding sequence ATGCAAACTCCGAAAAACGCAACAGAGAATAGCTACAAGTTTGCTCCCGTTGCAAAAGAAACATTGACTGGCGAAAGGATTGTAAGACCTTCGCTCAATTATTGGCAGGACGCTTGGAGACGACTTAAGAAAAATAGACTGGCTATGGCTGGCTTAATTATATTGGTTGCTTTAATCGTACTCGCGATTATCGTGCCTTTTGTTTCAAGCTACGATTATCAGACGCAGGATCTTAAAATAAAGAACGTGTCCCCTAACGCCCAGCACTGGTTCGGTACAGACGACTTCGGTCGCGATCTTTGGACCCGTGTATGGTGGGGAACCCGTATCTCATTGTTTATCGGGATTGTTGCCGCGCTGATTGACTTGGTTATCGGTGTTATCTATGGTGGTATTTCCGCTTACTACGGCGGGAAAGTCGATGAAGTCATGCAGCGTGCGATTGAAATCGTTTATGCGATTCCTTTCTTGCTGATCGCGATTCTGCTCATTATGGTTATCGGTTCCGGTATTTCTTCTATTATTTTGGCCATGGCAATAACGGGCTGGGTTCCTATGGCACGCTTGGTGCGCGGTCAAATGCTAACGCTGAAAGAGCAAGAGTTCGTGCTTGCATCCCGTACACTTGGTGCATCGCCAATGAGAATTATTATGCGCAGCTTGATTCCTAATGCCTTAGGTATCATCATCGTGCAAATTACCTTTGTTGTTCCAGCCGCTATCTTTACTGAAGCGTTCCTTAGCTTCATTGGTCTAGGTGTTAAACCGCCGCTCGCATCGCTGGGTAACTTGCTTTCTGACGGCGCCAACTATATTCGGTTATATCCGCATCGCCTTATTTTCCCGACTATTATTTTCAGCTTGATTCTATTAAGCTTCAATTTACTCGGCGACGGGCTTCGTGATGCGCTTGATCCAAAAATGCGCAAGTAA
- a CDS encoding ABC transporter ATP-binding protein, with translation MMSTNNNLLEVKDLKVSFRTYAGEVQAVRGVSFSLKKGEVLAIVGESGCGKSVTAQTLMRLIPTPPSYIKSGSIMFDGKLDITKLSNKQMEKIRGSEMGMIFQDPMTSLNPTMKVGDQITEGLIKHEGLSKKAATEKAIEILKLVGINSPEGRIHQYPHELSGGMRQRVMIAIALACSPKLLIADEPTTALDVTIQAQIIDLMKTISEKTDSSIILITHDLGVVADMAQRVVVMYAGKIIEQGTVDEIFYEPQHPYTWGLLRSVPRLDTNSNEELVPIPGTPPDLFAPPKGCAFAARCPYAMNHCLEEDPEHTSLSETHSAACWLLHPDAPKVERPVGVGGHQHV, from the coding sequence ATGATGAGCACCAATAACAATTTACTTGAAGTAAAAGATTTGAAAGTTTCTTTCCGGACATATGCAGGGGAAGTTCAAGCTGTTCGCGGCGTATCTTTTTCTTTGAAAAAAGGTGAAGTGTTGGCGATTGTAGGTGAATCCGGCTGCGGTAAGTCCGTTACGGCACAAACGCTCATGCGTTTAATTCCTACTCCGCCTAGCTATATAAAAAGCGGTTCTATCATGTTTGACGGGAAATTGGATATTACCAAGCTTTCGAACAAGCAAATGGAGAAAATTCGCGGATCCGAAATGGGGATGATTTTCCAGGATCCGATGACTTCTTTGAATCCGACGATGAAAGTCGGCGATCAAATTACTGAAGGTTTGATCAAGCATGAAGGTTTGAGTAAAAAAGCTGCAACTGAGAAAGCGATTGAAATTCTCAAGCTTGTAGGCATTAACTCCCCAGAGGGCCGTATTCATCAGTATCCACATGAGCTCTCCGGTGGTATGCGTCAACGTGTTATGATTGCTATCGCACTTGCGTGTTCACCAAAACTGCTTATCGCAGATGAGCCAACAACAGCTCTAGACGTAACGATTCAAGCTCAGATTATTGATTTGATGAAGACGATATCTGAAAAAACGGACTCATCCATTATCTTAATTACTCACGATCTCGGTGTCGTTGCAGATATGGCTCAACGTGTTGTCGTTATGTACGCTGGGAAAATTATTGAGCAAGGTACAGTAGATGAAATTTTCTATGAGCCGCAGCATCCGTATACATGGGGCTTGCTTCGTTCAGTGCCGCGTTTGGATACGAATAGTAATGAGGAGTTAGTACCAATTCCGGGAACGCCACCAGATCTATTCGCACCTCCAAAAGGGTGTGCTTTTGCAGCAAGATGTCCATATGCGATGAATCATTGTTTGGAAGAAGATCCAGAGCATACGTCGCTTTCTGAGACGCACAGTGCTGCTTGCTGGTTGCTGCACCCTGATGCACCGAAGGTTGAACGTCCTGTAGGAGTGGGAGGTCATCAACATGTCTAA
- a CDS encoding ABC transporter ATP-binding protein, whose protein sequence is MSKSNQPILQIRNMKKHFNLGNGKILKAVDNFSIEIKRGETFGLVGESGCGKSTAGRTIIKLYDATEGEVIFDGEDVHKLKGKKLKDFNRNMQMVFQDPYASLNPRMTVGNIIAEGIDIHGLYKGAKRKERVMELLRAVGLNDEHANRFPHEFSGGQRQRIGIARALAIEPKFIIADEPISALDVSVQAQVVNLFKRLQKEMGLTYLFIAHDLAMVKHISDRIGVMYLGNLVEVTTSDALYAKPLHPYTQSLLSAIPIPDPEIERTRERIILQGDVPSPLNPPSGCPFRTRCPQAMPQCAESMPTSKEVEPNHFVACHLY, encoded by the coding sequence ATGTCTAAGTCTAATCAACCTATCTTACAAATTCGTAATATGAAGAAGCATTTTAACCTTGGCAACGGTAAAATTTTGAAAGCTGTTGACAATTTCTCTATAGAAATTAAACGCGGTGAAACATTTGGTCTCGTAGGGGAATCCGGATGTGGGAAGTCGACTGCGGGTAGAACGATTATCAAGCTTTATGATGCAACGGAAGGCGAAGTTATTTTCGACGGTGAAGATGTTCATAAATTGAAGGGTAAGAAGTTGAAAGACTTTAATCGGAATATGCAAATGGTATTCCAAGATCCTTACGCTTCTTTGAACCCTCGTATGACAGTTGGAAATATCATTGCTGAAGGTATTGATATTCATGGTTTGTACAAAGGCGCTAAACGCAAAGAGCGCGTAATGGAATTGCTTCGCGCCGTTGGTTTGAACGATGAGCATGCCAACCGTTTCCCGCATGAGTTTTCCGGCGGTCAGCGTCAACGTATCGGGATTGCCCGTGCGCTTGCGATTGAGCCGAAATTCATTATTGCGGATGAGCCGATCTCTGCATTGGACGTTTCCGTACAGGCTCAGGTTGTAAACCTGTTCAAAAGATTACAGAAGGAAATGGGCTTAACTTACCTATTTATTGCGCATGACTTGGCGATGGTTAAGCATATTTCTGATCGTATCGGCGTTATGTACCTTGGTAACCTTGTGGAGGTAACGACGTCTGACGCACTCTACGCGAAGCCGCTTCATCCTTACACACAATCACTGCTATCGGCGATTCCGATCCCAGATCCGGAAATTGAGCGTACACGTGAGCGCATCATTCTACAAGGTGATGTACCAAGTCCGCTTAATCCGCCTAGTGGATGTCCGTTCCGTACGCGTTGTCCGCAAGCAATGCCGCAGTGTGCGGAATCGATGCCGACATCCAAAGAAGTGGAACCCAATCACTTCGTAGCTTGTCATTTGTATTAA